The segment TTTGGATGATCGATTGAACTAACTCCGATTGTAAAGTGATTTTTTTAGAACCTGAAGCATTAGAAATTCTTTTATGTAATTCGTTGACCGTCTCGTTCCATTCACTAGCAACTTTTGCTTCCGCAATAATCGTAGCGTATTCTTTTTCAAAATCTTTATACTCTCCAGATAACAATAGTTTTATGACTTCTGTAAAAGATAACCCACCTTCTGGTTTTTCTTTTACTACACGATTCAAATATTTATCGATCAAATGGGAAACCTTGATCCCCGCAGCAAAAATGTAGCCATGTTCCTTTAAATTAGCTTCCTGAAGTGTGCCATCAGGATTTATTTGAAACTGTCCAAAGTCATGGCTAGAGCCGTTTTGATCTTCCATATCAAACGTCGTGTTAAAAGATTTCGGTAGTAAATAGCGAACATTCCCGATTTCATCTACTCCAGGCTTATTTCTATTCAACATGGAAACGATATCAAAAGCATTGACGTAATAATCGATTTTCCCATCCTCTTCCAACTTCTGGATATTTTTTTGTGCCTGTTCAGACATTTTATTGATACTTTCACGCGCATCAGGTCCTTGAAACAAAACCACTTTGTCGATTTTAGCAATATCTTTTTCAGGGAGATTCGCCACAGCCTGAATCGACACCATCGTTCCCAGAGAATGACCTGTGACAGACATTGTAGCATGAGGTGCTTGTGTGGTCATTTCCGTTATCTTCTGGTGCATGGCTTGATTTGCTAATTTTGCTTGCGGAATATAAGCATTTTTTGTTGTAAATGCCTGGTTATTATGCCACCAGTCATTAAGATTCAAATTACTTGAAGAAATACCATCACTGCCTCTAGTAACAAAATAAGTATGCTTAGTCTCTATCGACAACTTAGGCGTATCCGTCACATAATAAGCATTGAATCCAGCTTTTTCATCCGTCAAGAGTCCTTGCTTATATGTGTTTTTTACATAGCTCTGTATTTCATAGCCTCCGTTTACTTTCGGCACTCGGCTGTTTCCTAACTCCTTGACTGTTTTTACGGTGGTGTCGGGTTGGAGGTAGACTGTACTTAAATCATTTCCATGAGCATCTTTTGCATTTGGGAAGTTGAAACGAATAGATTTACCTTTTTCCAAAGCTCTCTTTTCTTTTTTTGTCATGCCATTTACAAAATTATACGTAACTCCAGCATTGTTTCTTCTATTATTGTATGAACTTTGTGCTAAGTTAGCATAAACATTATATGAATTACCTAAGTTAGCCATTATTTAAATTCCTCCAATGCTTCTTCAAAATTATTTGTTGCTATCTCTTCTATTTTAGTAGGTTTTTGTAAATTATTTGGTAACACTTGAATTGCTCCAGCATCTATTTCATTATTATCAATTCCATATAATTCAATATCAACTATATACATCTTTTTGGTGAACGCTCCACTATCTTCTATCCTAAACGATTCCCAATTATATTTGACAATATTTATATTAGCTTTTGAATTTCTCTTTATAATGTACTTTGTTAATTCTTCTTCATGTTCTTTCAAAAAAGCGATTTGTTTTTCTTTTTCTGTCGGTTCCATTATTTTTTTCACTCCTAACGTGCCTAAAAGTACCAAGACAATAGTCAAACTAACTACAATAATTTTTTCCTTTTTCCTCACAAGAACTTCTCCCTTCTGTGGCTGCAACTATAGTAATCATAGTTAGCTAATTTCTTTTTTACTAGACCAAGGTTTTCGCTATGACCACAACCTGTATAAAAGCTTCGCCTAAAATCAGGATATATCTTGATTCTCTATATCAGCTATTAAGTTCCTCATCACTTATTTGTTGTCCATAATGTAAAGTTGACATATCAGGCATATTATTTTGATTTAATTCTATATCCAGTCTGAAATCCATATGTGGATTATGGTTTACAAATCCAAAAATTTGAATTTTTTTGCCAGCCCCACTAGGAAGACTATTTCCGATAACCACTCGATTAACATTATTCCAATCATAATTAATTTCTGTTACTTTTTCACCTTTGTATTGATTAATATATTCTGTCATTTTACTTTCATGCTCTTTCAAAAAAGCAATTTGTTTCTCTCTTTCTGTTGGTTCGCTCATCTTCTTCACTTCTATCGTCATCAAAAGAACTAATAATACACCTATACTTACTAGAATCAGCCACTTTTTCTTTCCCAAATGATTATCCCTCATTCCTTACTCTTCAAATTCTCGGATACTTTTTGTGTAAGTTCTGTCAGCACATCAATACTTTCTAGTATTTTCTATTTGTACTACTCTTTACTCATCTACTTCGTTCATTATTACTATACGTAATTTTTGCCTATTTAAATTAAAATTTACTGGATAAGGCGCATATACGTCGTATACGGTTCGTTTTAGTCTTATACGATCATAGAGAAATGCTTATTTCGTCTAACCTTTTTACAGAGGGAGCAATTATGTTAAGAAAAACAAGCTTAGTAGTTGGTTCTATTGTTCTAGCAATTTTAGGTTTTAGCCCGATGCTATTATCGATCGTTCGAAAAAATAACTCCCACGTGGATATAAAATTAACCCCAAAGTATTATGAGCAGTCAGAAGAGTCTCTGTTTATTTTGGAAAATCAAAAAGAATAAAGCATTGTTTGTTTTATGGACGATACCAGACATGTCTTGGTATTGTCTTTATTGATATGGATGTGTCCTTTACTGTTTGATGTATTACATAGGCTATAATGAAGTTGACCACCTTTTTTTTAACAATAAAAAGCCAGTGTATACATAATAAAACTCACTATATTCATTACTCAAACATCATTCGGAGGTGACCCTTCATGAAAAACCAACTCGCTTTTAAATTTTTACCCAAGTTATGGACTTCTATTTTATATCTTGTGGTGATTGCTATTGGCTCATTCATGTATTTATCAAAGTATTGGAATGTTACGATTTTCACCTCTATCTATCCTGATTTTTATCTTCATATCTCAAACTTTTCAATTAGTTTGATTTTAGGTTTGATTCCATATTTTTGGTTATTGATGGGGATAAAATTCAATTATGTAGTCATCTTTTCTTTACTCTTACTCGTAGTAAATGCACTATGTGAAACTGTCTTTGGATTCATAAACACACCTGATCTTATTGATATGTGTTTTGGCTTTGTTGGTACTGGAATTTCTTTCCTGACATTGTTAATCATTTATACATTCGGACTTTTACCTAATAAAGAAACCACATAATTTTTCAAAAATCATCTGACTGAAATGCAAAACGAGAATCGAAGCCTTAGCTGTCGATTCTCGTTTTCTTATATTTAAGATAAAGTATTACACTTGTGATGATCAACAGAGCAGAAAAAACAAGCAACAAACCGATCACCCAGATATTACTTCCTTGATTGACGATAATCTTGTTTGAACCACCTGTTTGCTCTATCAACCCTTCCAGCTCTTCTTTTGTATAATTAAATTTAGTTACTTTTTCTTTGCCATCAACAGTTAGGATAAACTGATATTCCCCAAACATCAATTCTGCATCACTAACTAACGGTAGATTTAGCTTTGTTTTAGTCATTGGAGTCAATGCAATTGAGCTTTCTTCAATTTCTCCTTCAGAAATGATATCCCCGTTTGGATTGATTACTTTGTACGAGCCGCTTTCCGCAAAAGTTACTGCAGGATCATTGTTGGCTATATAGTAATCAAGCCTTATCGCATCCTGTGAGCTCACAAACTCAAACTCATCATAAGTTTGTTCTTTTTCAGCCTCTATTTCATCCATCTTGAGATGAAATAGGATTACTTTCTCATAGACATGAACGATATCTACAGCATCTTCATGACTTTCTTCACTTAATGTCTGAGAGAAATTCACCCCACCTAAAACTTCTCCATCAAGTTCCTCAGTCACATTGATCAAAATTGCTATCGTTTCACTTTGTTTCGCTTCAACTTTGATTTTCCCGTCTTCTAGTTCGCCATTAGCATCAGTTATCTTCACGTATTTACTAAAGTCATACTTTTCATCTAAAAGGTTTTCTGTATTTTCAACATAAGTGACACTTCCCATCGTTGATATAGCAACCGATGGATAGACAGTAACATCTAAGTCCTTGTCACCTATATTTGTAATCGTAGCAATAAACTCATAGTTCTTATTAAGTTCTGGAGTAAACTGCAGATAGCTATCTCTGATCTCATATTCTTTGGGTTGCACATCCACTAGGATCGATGCAGTATCTTCCTCGGACGCCTCTACTGGTTGTATGTAAAAAAAACATCCCATCAATAAAACGAAAATAAGCGAACAGAAGTCAACTAACTTGTATTCTTTGGCTTGGCTATTTTTTGTCATTATTTCTCCTATTCATTTTCCTATCAAGTATCTTAAATCTCTATATTTTTTCTTGATCATTCTTATTCCTCTTTTTTCACAACAGTAGTTATCCTATCATCATACTTTGTATTTTGATTCATCAGAATGTTTCACTTTTTCCTGATCAAATTGAAAAGAATAAGTATCCTTAGAGATTTTTTTTATTATTTATATTTATTAAATTCATTACTCTAACTTTAAGATAATTCTTGCTTGGACAATCGCGTTTAAATTGTCCCAATGATCCTTATTGTGAATGTCTCTAAAAAAAGCAAAATCTTGGGACTCTTCGTGATACATAATCCCATCAGACACCAAAATATCTGCATCAGTAAAGTCAGAAGTGAAATGAATGATTTTTTTATTAAATATCGTTAGTAATTTACTTTCGATAACTGGTACATATTCCGGATGATGCAACATCGATATAGCAATAGTCACTCTTTCATTGTTTTGGATAGGCAAATAATACGAAAGGATATGTGCTAACTTGTTCGCAAATATTTGTCTATCACCAACTTGAAAATTCCTGTTTTTGACTATTCCCAATAGTAGCTGCTTCACTTCATGGATTCTACTATTGGGACTATTTTGATTAGCCACTCCTTTTAAATTCTCGAAATAAATATTTTTGTATGCCCAACTATTGATGACACTTTCATATAAAATCACATGTTCCACATCGGAATTTATCTTATATTTTTCTGATAATGTTTCGACGACATTCATAGAAAAATCAACGATTTCGTTCTGTCTATGCTCTTTGAATTTTTTGCCTAAGACTATCTTGTCCTGCTTGCTTGTCGTTTCAGGGATGAGAAGTTGTCTACAAAAATAAAAGAATGCAACTTCTTTTTCTCTATCTTCCATGTTTCGAGTTGGTATCAACTTTGTTAGCGAGTTCTCTTCATATAGTTCTTTCATATCAGCGAATAGTTCTATCGCTGTTTTGTCCAAATCTTGTATGATATACCCACGTGACACAGCATTTTCAAGTATTGAGAATAGAATGTCATGCTTTGCTTTTGTTGTCTTCAACCTCTCGTAGTGTCCACCTACTAGGTCAATATTCACTCTTGTTTGGCTATCTGCGAAAACATTATAGGCCATGATTTGTACCAGGTAATGATATGTTCTGATAGACATCTCATTGCCTTCCAAAGAAATTGATTCAAAATTACTATTAATAGTTATTGGTATTTTTTGATAATGAAAGATATCTTTCAGTCGGCTGATCAATTTATAACTATAAGACTTACTAAACATCAACTTTTCGGAAATATCGACTACACGAGTTTTTCGGTGTTTCAAGAGATAGAGCAATAATTGAAAATAAGGTGATTCATTAAAAAACTTTTTTTTCAAATTAACAAATACTTGAAGCAACAGTTCCTGATTAACACCTTCAATTAAACCAATCGTCCCCTTTTCTAGTAAAAAGAAAGATGAAAATGTAAAATTCAATTGTTCGAAGTTTTCTTCGAGTTCAACCAGTAATATTTTCGTTTGATACATCGTTAAGTTTAACCGCTCACTTAATTTATTCAATGACAAATATTTTTCTGTCACTAGAACCGTAAAAAGTTGCAACATTTCGTTTTGTTTTTTTGTTAAGTAACGGCTACTAAACGTATCCATTATATATTCCATTTCTTCTACCAACCTTC is part of the Enterococcus mundtii genome and harbors:
- a CDS encoding cutinase family protein is translated as MANLGNSYNVYANLAQSSYNNRRNNAGVTYNFVNGMTKKEKRALEKGKSIRFNFPNAKDAHGNDLSTVYLQPDTTVKTVKELGNSRVPKVNGGYEIQSYVKNTYKQGLLTDEKAGFNAYYVTDTPKLSIETKHTYFVTRGSDGISSSNLNLNDWWHNNQAFTTKNAYIPQAKLANQAMHQKITEMTTQAPHATMSVTGHSLGTMVSIQAVANLPEKDIAKIDKVVLFQGPDARESINKMSEQAQKNIQKLEEDGKIDYYVNAFDIVSMLNRNKPGVDEIGNVRYLLPKSFNTTFDMEDQNGSSHDFGQFQINPDGTLQEANLKEHGYIFAAGIKVSHLIDKYLNRVVKEKPEGGLSFTEVIKLLLSGEYKDFEKEYATIIAEAKVASEWNETVNELHKRISNASGSKKITLQSELVQSIIQKAKNIGEEYEIIFKNAQKEFEDEITAISKEILAGAGAIKNYLTYWEVQEMVSPYEKNNLWDSGQASLNTNQVKQYKEKLEEFSNKLAVVANHLTEYDRQAGRKYFVQKQVKGVYPWKIENCKNF
- a CDS encoding WxL protein peptidoglycan domain-containing protein, translating into MTKNSQAKEYKLVDFCSLIFVLLMGCFFYIQPVEASEEDTASILVDVQPKEYEIRDSYLQFTPELNKNYEFIATITNIGDKDLDVTVYPSVAISTMGSVTYVENTENLLDEKYDFSKYVKITDANGELEDGKIKVEAKQSETIAILINVTEELDGEVLGGVNFSQTLSEESHEDAVDIVHVYEKVILFHLKMDEIEAEKEQTYDEFEFVSSQDAIRLDYYIANNDPAVTFAESGSYKVINPNGDIISEGEIEESSIALTPMTKTKLNLPLVSDAELMFGEYQFILTVDGKEKVTKFNYTKEELEGLIEQTGGSNKIIVNQGSNIWVIGLLLVFSALLIITSVILYLKYKKTRIDS
- a CDS encoding helix-turn-helix domain-containing protein encodes the protein MEYIMDTFSSRYLTKKQNEMLQLFTVLVTEKYLSLNKLSERLNLTMYQTKILLVELEENFEQLNFTFSSFFLLEKGTIGLIEGVNQELLLQVFVNLKKKFFNESPYFQLLLYLLKHRKTRVVDISEKLMFSKSYSYKLISRLKDIFHYQKIPITINSNFESISLEGNEMSIRTYHYLVQIMAYNVFADSQTRVNIDLVGGHYERLKTTKAKHDILFSILENAVSRGYIIQDLDKTAIELFADMKELYEENSLTKLIPTRNMEDREKEVAFFYFCRQLLIPETTSKQDKIVLGKKFKEHRQNEIVDFSMNVVETLSEKYKINSDVEHVILYESVINSWAYKNIYFENLKGVANQNSPNSRIHEVKQLLLGIVKNRNFQVGDRQIFANKLAHILSYYLPIQNNERVTIAISMLHHPEYVPVIESKLLTIFNKKIIHFTSDFTDADILVSDGIMYHEESQDFAFFRDIHNKDHWDNLNAIVQARIILKLE